A DNA window from Ornithinimicrobium humiphilum contains the following coding sequences:
- the rpsM gene encoding 30S ribosomal protein S13, giving the protein MARLIGVDLPRDKRVEVALTYIFGVGRTRATQTLAATGVDPSTRVKDLTEEQLVALRDYLEGNYRLEGDLRREVAADIRRKVEIGSYQGLRHRRGLPVHGQRTKTNARTRKGPKRTVAGKKKAGK; this is encoded by the coding sequence ATGGCACGACTCATCGGTGTGGACCTGCCGCGCGACAAGCGCGTCGAGGTCGCTCTCACCTACATCTTCGGCGTGGGTCGTACCCGCGCCACCCAGACGCTGGCGGCCACGGGTGTCGACCCGTCCACCCGCGTCAAGGACCTGACGGAGGAGCAGCTGGTCGCCCTGCGCGACTACCTCGAGGGCAACTACCGCCTCGAGGGTGACCTGCGCCGTGAGGTGGCCGCCGACATCCGCCGCAAGGTGGAGATCGGCAGCTACCAGGGTCTGCGGCACCGCCGCGGCCTGCCGGTGCACGGTCAGCGCACGAAGACCAACGCGCGTACCCGCAAGGGCCCCAAGCGCACCGTCGCCGGCAAGAAGAAGGCCGGCAAGTAA
- the rpsC gene encoding 30S ribosomal protein S3 yields MGQKINPNGYRLGITTEHRSRWFADSTKPGQRYRDYVKEDVAIRNLLSEGMDRAGISRVEIERTRDRVRVDIHTARPGIVIGRRGAEADRIRGELEKLTGKQVQLNILEVKNPEVDAQLVAQGIAEQLAARVTFRRAMRKGMQSALRAGAKGIRIQCSGRLGGAEMSRSEFYREGRVPLHTLRANIDYGFYEARTTFGRIGVKVWIYKGDLTAKELAREEAAAGDRGPRGGDRRGGGRGPRGGAERRGGRGPRRDEAAAPAEAESPVTAPADAAPATTEGEQS; encoded by the coding sequence ATGGGGCAGAAGATCAACCCGAACGGCTACCGCCTGGGCATCACCACCGAGCACCGCAGCCGCTGGTTCGCCGACTCGACCAAGCCGGGTCAGCGCTACCGCGACTACGTGAAGGAGGACGTCGCGATCCGCAACCTCCTCTCGGAGGGCATGGACCGCGCCGGCATCTCCCGCGTGGAGATCGAGCGCACCCGTGACCGTGTCCGCGTCGACATCCACACCGCCCGCCCGGGCATCGTGATCGGTCGCCGTGGCGCCGAGGCCGACCGCATCCGCGGCGAGCTCGAGAAGCTCACCGGCAAGCAGGTCCAGCTCAACATCCTCGAGGTCAAGAACCCCGAGGTCGACGCGCAGCTGGTCGCCCAGGGCATCGCCGAGCAGCTCGCCGCCCGTGTGACCTTCCGTCGCGCGATGCGCAAGGGCATGCAGTCCGCGCTCCGCGCCGGCGCCAAGGGCATCCGGATCCAGTGCTCCGGTCGTCTCGGCGGCGCCGAGATGTCCCGCTCGGAGTTCTACCGCGAGGGCCGCGTGCCCCTGCACACGCTCCGCGCGAACATCGACTACGGCTTCTACGAGGCCCGGACCACCTTCGGCCGCATCGGCGTGAAGGTCTGGATCTACAAGGGTGACCTCACCGCCAAGGAGCTGGCCCGCGAGGAGGCCGCCGCCGGCGACCGTGGCCCGCGTGGTGGCGACCGCCGTGGTGGTGGCCGTGGCCCGCGTGGCGGCGCCGAGCGCCGAGGCGGCCGTGGCCCCCGTCGTGACGAGGCCGCCGCTCCCGCCGAGGCCGAGTCCCCGGTGACGGCTCCGGCCGACGCCGCCCCTGCTACCACCGAGGGAGAGCAGTCCTGA
- the map gene encoding type I methionyl aminopeptidase — MSFFRRRERIEAKTPEQLRAMRRAGLVVADTLALASRSAVAGITTRELDALAEDAIRSAGAIPSFLGYHGFRGSLCISVNDEVVHGVPGPRVLRDGDLVSIDCGAIVDGWHGDAAVTIVIGGREHGSPADLALMDDTETALWAGLAALRAGGRLFAVGDAVEGSIDAALERRRAEGTVQDYGILEDYVGHGIGREMHMDPQVPNYAVTSTGPTVPSGATFAVEPMVTLGTIDTRTLDDDWTVVTTDGSRAAHWEHTVAVTDAGLWVLTAVDGGEAELTARGVPVAPLAD; from the coding sequence ATGTCCTTCTTCCGTCGCCGCGAGCGCATCGAGGCCAAGACGCCCGAGCAGCTGCGCGCCATGCGCCGGGCCGGGCTGGTCGTCGCCGACACCCTGGCGCTGGCCAGCCGGTCAGCCGTGGCCGGCATCACGACCCGTGAGCTCGACGCCCTGGCCGAGGACGCCATCCGCTCCGCGGGTGCGATCCCCAGCTTCCTGGGCTACCACGGCTTCAGGGGCAGCCTGTGTATCTCGGTGAACGACGAGGTCGTGCACGGGGTGCCGGGCCCGAGGGTGCTGCGCGACGGCGACCTCGTCTCCATCGACTGCGGCGCGATCGTCGACGGCTGGCACGGTGACGCGGCCGTGACGATCGTGATCGGCGGCCGGGAGCACGGCTCCCCGGCCGACCTCGCGCTCATGGACGACACCGAGACCGCCCTGTGGGCGGGGCTGGCCGCGCTGCGCGCCGGCGGGCGGCTCTTCGCCGTCGGCGACGCGGTCGAGGGCTCCATCGACGCCGCCCTGGAGCGCCGCCGTGCCGAGGGCACCGTCCAGGACTACGGCATCCTCGAGGACTACGTCGGGCACGGCATCGGGCGAGAGATGCACATGGACCCCCAGGTCCCCAACTACGCCGTCACCTCGACCGGCCCCACCGTGCCGTCCGGCGCGACCTTCGCGGTCGAGCCGATGGTCACCCTCGGCACGATCGACACGCGCACGCTGGACGACGACTGGACGGTCGTCACCACCGACGGCAGCCGTGCCGCCCACTGGGAGCACACCGTCGCCGTCACCGACGCCGGCCTGTGGGTGCTCACCGCGGTCGACGGGGGAGAGGCCGAGCTGACGGCCCGCGGCGTGCCCGTCGCCCCGCTGGCCGACTGA
- a CDS encoding adenylate kinase has product MRLIMLGPPGAGKGTQAAVVSQTHGIPAISTGDIFRANIKNETPLGLQVKEITASGGYVPDEITNAIVRDRLSEPDAAGGFLLDGYPRTAGQVDALDGMLAESGHALDAVVELTVDTEEVVQRLLARAVDQGRADDTEEVIRERMRLYAEETAPLAALYRERGLLTQVDGMGTVEEVTARIEAALADAARS; this is encoded by the coding sequence ATGCGTCTGATCATGCTCGGCCCTCCCGGAGCCGGTAAGGGCACCCAGGCCGCCGTCGTCTCGCAGACCCACGGGATCCCCGCGATCTCCACGGGCGACATCTTCCGCGCCAACATCAAGAACGAGACCCCCCTGGGCCTGCAGGTCAAGGAGATCACCGCGTCGGGCGGCTACGTCCCCGACGAGATCACAAACGCCATCGTGCGCGACCGGCTCTCCGAGCCCGACGCGGCGGGCGGCTTCCTGCTCGACGGCTACCCCCGCACCGCGGGGCAGGTCGACGCGCTGGACGGCATGCTCGCCGAGTCCGGGCACGCCCTCGACGCCGTCGTGGAGCTGACCGTGGACACCGAGGAGGTCGTCCAGCGGCTCCTCGCCCGCGCGGTGGACCAGGGCCGGGCCGACGACACCGAGGAGGTCATCCGCGAGCGGATGCGCCTCTACGCCGAGGAGACCGCCCCGCTGGCGGCGCTCTACCGCGAGCGCGGCCTGCTGACGCAGGTCGACGGCATGGGCACCGTCGAGGAGGTCACGGCGCGCATCGAGGCGGCCCTGGCCGACGCGGCGCGCTCCTGA
- the rplR gene encoding 50S ribosomal protein L18 has product MAQIVKRAKSKTAAKNRRHLRLRKKVTGTAERPRIVVNRSSRHVFVQLVDDTQSKTLVSASTMEADLRELDGDKTAKARRVGELIAERAKALGVDAAVFDRGGNRYAGRVAAIAEGAREGGLAL; this is encoded by the coding sequence ATGGCACAGATCGTCAAGCGCGCCAAGAGCAAGACGGCGGCCAAGAACCGCCGTCACCTGCGCCTGCGCAAGAAGGTCACCGGCACCGCCGAGCGGCCCCGGATCGTGGTCAACCGGTCCTCCCGCCACGTCTTCGTCCAGCTGGTCGACGACACCCAGAGCAAGACCCTGGTGTCGGCGTCCACCATGGAGGCCGACCTGCGTGAGCTCGACGGCGACAAGACCGCCAAGGCGCGTCGCGTCGGCGAGCTGATCGCCGAGCGCGCGAAGGCGCTCGGGGTCGACGCCGCCGTCTTCGACCGGGGCGGCAACCGTTACGCCGGCCGGGTCGCGGCCATCGCCGAGGGCGCCCGCGAGGGCGGACTGGCCCTGTGA
- the infA gene encoding translation initiation factor IF-1, with protein MAKKDGVIEIEGTVVEALPNANFRVELTNGHVVLAHISGKMRQHYIRILPEDRVVVELSPYDLTRGRIVFRYR; from the coding sequence ATGGCCAAGAAGGACGGCGTCATTGAGATCGAGGGCACGGTTGTCGAAGCCCTTCCGAACGCAAATTTCCGGGTCGAGCTGACCAACGGTCACGTTGTGCTCGCCCACATCTCCGGGAAGATGCGTCAGCACTACATCCGGATCCTCCCCGAGGACCGCGTCGTGGTGGAGCTCAGCCCGTACGACCTGACCCGCGGACGCATCGTCTTCCGCTACCGCTGA
- the rplE gene encoding 50S ribosomal protein L5: MTDTINETVEAGERPAPRLKQRYHDEIKSALQDEFGYANVMQVPGLVKITVNMGVGEAARDSKLIEGAIRDLATITGQKPAVTKARKSIAQFKLREGMPIGAHVTLRGDRMWEFLDRLLSLALPRIRDFRGLSPKQFDGRGNYTFGLNEQSMFHEIDQDRIDRVRGMDITVVTTATNDDEGRALLKRLGFPFKEN; this comes from the coding sequence ATGACTGACACCATCAACGAGACCGTGGAGGCGGGCGAGCGCCCGGCCCCGCGTCTGAAGCAGCGCTACCACGACGAGATCAAGTCCGCCCTGCAGGACGAGTTCGGCTACGCCAACGTCATGCAGGTCCCCGGCCTGGTCAAGATCACCGTGAACATGGGTGTGGGCGAGGCCGCGCGCGACAGCAAGCTGATCGAGGGCGCCATCCGCGACCTGGCCACGATCACCGGCCAGAAGCCGGCCGTCACCAAGGCCCGCAAGTCCATCGCGCAGTTCAAGCTGCGCGAGGGCATGCCGATCGGTGCGCACGTCACCCTCCGTGGCGACCGCATGTGGGAGTTCCTGGACCGTCTGCTGTCGCTCGCGCTCCCGCGCATCCGCGACTTCCGTGGTCTGTCGCCCAAGCAGTTCGACGGTCGCGGCAACTACACCTTCGGTCTCAACGAGCAGTCGATGTTCCACGAGATCGACCAGGACAGGATCGACCGCGTCCGCGGCATGGACATCACGGTCGTCACCACCGCCACCAACGACGACGAGGGCCGCGCGCTGCTGAAGCGCCTGGGCTTCCCGTTCAAGGAGAACTGA
- the secY gene encoding preprotein translocase subunit SecY: MLSAFVRAFKTPDLRRKILFTLGIMAIYRLGTHIPSPGIDYGLVQQCQQVATQAGSVLGMANLFSGGAMMQLSVFALGIMPYITAAIIVQLLTVVIPRFEQLKKEGQAGQTKMTQYTRYLTIGLAVLQASTLVVIAREPARLFGGTCSTIMPDDGVGTLVLMVLTMTAGTGLIMWLGELITEKGIGNGMSLLIFVSIAATFPASLSVIYQQSVVTFVLVMALGLAIMTAVVYVEQSSRRIPVQYAKRMVGRRQYGGTSTYIPLKLNMANVIPLIFASSILMLPQLVANFNRPVDATQSAPEWVTFIDKYLSMGMTGQGTHWVYMLLYTAMILFFTFFYVSVTFNPTEVADNMKRYGGFIPGIRAGRPTAEYLQYVITRITTPGALYLAILALIPLIAFNMLQVTDFPLGGASILIIVGVGLQTVKQIESQLQQHDYEGFLR, from the coding sequence ATGCTCTCCGCCTTCGTGCGTGCGTTCAAGACGCCCGATCTTCGTAGGAAGATCCTCTTCACGCTCGGCATCATGGCGATCTACCGGCTGGGGACGCACATCCCCAGCCCCGGGATCGACTACGGCCTGGTCCAGCAGTGCCAGCAGGTCGCCACCCAGGCCGGCAGCGTCCTGGGCATGGCCAACCTCTTCTCCGGCGGCGCGATGATGCAGCTGTCGGTGTTCGCGCTGGGGATCATGCCCTACATCACGGCCGCCATCATCGTGCAGCTCCTGACGGTGGTGATCCCTCGCTTCGAGCAGCTGAAGAAGGAGGGGCAGGCCGGCCAGACCAAGATGACGCAGTACACCCGCTACCTGACGATCGGGCTGGCGGTGCTGCAGGCCTCGACCCTGGTCGTCATCGCCCGTGAGCCTGCCCGCCTCTTCGGCGGCACCTGCTCCACGATCATGCCCGACGACGGCGTCGGCACCCTCGTGCTCATGGTGCTCACGATGACGGCCGGCACCGGCCTCATCATGTGGCTGGGCGAGCTCATCACGGAGAAGGGCATCGGCAACGGCATGTCGCTGCTGATCTTCGTCTCGATCGCCGCGACCTTCCCGGCCTCGCTGTCGGTCATCTACCAGCAGTCGGTCGTCACCTTCGTGCTCGTCATGGCCCTCGGCCTGGCGATCATGACCGCCGTCGTCTACGTCGAGCAGTCCAGCCGCCGGATCCCGGTCCAGTACGCCAAGCGCATGGTCGGACGCCGCCAGTACGGCGGCACCTCGACCTACATCCCGCTGAAGCTCAACATGGCCAACGTGATCCCGCTGATCTTCGCCAGCTCGATCCTGATGCTTCCCCAGCTCGTGGCCAACTTCAACCGTCCGGTCGACGCCACGCAGTCGGCCCCGGAGTGGGTCACCTTCATCGACAAGTACCTGTCGATGGGCATGACCGGCCAGGGCACGCACTGGGTCTACATGCTGCTCTACACGGCGATGATCCTGTTCTTCACGTTCTTCTACGTCTCGGTGACCTTCAACCCGACCGAGGTCGCGGACAACATGAAGCGCTACGGCGGCTTCATCCCCGGCATCCGGGCCGGCCGCCCCACGGCCGAGTACCTCCAGTACGTCATCACCCGGATCACCACGCCCGGCGCGCTCTACCTGGCGATCCTGGCGCTCATCCCGCTCATCGCGTTCAACATGCTGCAGGTGACGGACTTCCCGCTGGGCGGCGCCTCGATCCTCATCATCGTCGGCGTCGGTCTGCAGACGGTGAAGCAGATCGAGTCCCAGCTCCAGCAGCACGACTACGAAGGGTTCCTCCGCTGA
- the rplO gene encoding 50S ribosomal protein L15 codes for MSDGKALKVHHLRPAPGAKTAKTRVGRGEGSKGKTAGRGTKGTKARYQVPATFEGGQTPMHMRLPKLRGFKNPFKTTYQVVNLDTLTSLFPQGGTVSVEDLVAKGAVRKGQPVKVLGNGEITVKVDVTATKFSGSAKEKIEAAGGTVTEA; via the coding sequence ATGAGTGATGGCAAGGCGCTGAAGGTCCACCACCTGCGTCCCGCCCCCGGTGCCAAGACCGCCAAGACCCGCGTGGGTCGCGGTGAGGGCTCCAAGGGCAAGACCGCGGGCCGCGGCACCAAGGGCACCAAGGCCCGCTACCAGGTGCCCGCGACCTTCGAGGGTGGCCAGACCCCGATGCACATGCGGCTCCCGAAGCTGCGTGGCTTCAAGAACCCGTTCAAGACCACCTACCAGGTCGTCAACCTGGACACCCTCACCTCCCTGTTCCCGCAGGGCGGCACCGTGTCCGTGGAGGACCTCGTGGCCAAGGGCGCGGTCCGCAAGGGCCAGCCGGTCAAGGTGCTCGGCAACGGCGAGATCACGGTGAAGGTCGACGTCACCGCCACGAAGTTCTCCGGCTCTGCCAAGGAGAAGATCGAGGCGGCGGGCGGCACCGTCACCGAGGCCTGA
- the rpmD gene encoding 50S ribosomal protein L30, translating into MARLKVTQVKSTVGTKHMHRETVRSLGLKRIGDTVIKEDRPEFRGMVRTVAHLVTVEEVD; encoded by the coding sequence ATGGCTCGTCTCAAGGTGACCCAGGTCAAGTCGACCGTCGGGACCAAGCACATGCACCGCGAGACGGTGCGCAGCCTGGGCCTGAAGCGGATCGGCGACACCGTCATCAAGGAGGACCGCCCGGAGTTCCGCGGCATGGTCCGCACGGTCGCCCACCTGGTGACCGTCGAGGAGGTTGACTGA
- the rplP gene encoding 50S ribosomal protein L16, whose protein sequence is MLIPRRVKHRKQHHPGRSGMAKGGTTIAFGDYGIQALEPAYVTNRQIESARIAMTRYIKRGGKVWINIYPDRPLTKKPAETRMGSGKGSPEWWIANVKPGRVLFELSGVSEEVAREAMRLAMHKLPMKTRFVTREGGDI, encoded by the coding sequence ATGTTGATTCCCCGTCGAGTCAAGCACCGCAAGCAGCACCACCCGGGGCGCAGCGGTATGGCGAAGGGTGGCACCACCATCGCGTTCGGTGACTACGGCATCCAGGCCCTGGAGCCCGCCTACGTCACCAACCGGCAGATCGAGTCCGCTCGTATCGCCATGACCCGCTACATCAAGCGTGGTGGAAAGGTCTGGATCAACATCTACCCGGACCGCCCGCTGACCAAGAAGCCCGCCGAGACCCGCATGGGTTCCGGCAAGGGCTCGCCCGAGTGGTGGATCGCCAACGTCAAGCCGGGTCGCGTGCTCTTCGAGCTCTCCGGCGTGTCCGAGGAGGTCGCCCGCGAGGCGATGCGCCTGGCGATGCACAAGCTCCCCATGAAGACCCGCTTCGTCACGCGTGAGGGTGGTGACATCTGA
- the rpsK gene encoding 30S ribosomal protein S11: protein MPPKSRQAAGARKVRRKEKKNVAFGQAHIKSTFSNTIISITDPTGAVIAWSSSGQVGFKGSRKSTPYAAQMAAEAAARRAMEHGMRKVDVFVKGPGSGRETAIRSLTAAGLEVGAISDVTPQAHNGVRPPKKRRN from the coding sequence ATGCCCCCCAAGAGCCGTCAGGCTGCCGGCGCCCGCAAGGTGCGCCGCAAGGAGAAGAAGAACGTCGCCTTCGGGCAGGCTCACATCAAGAGCACGTTCAGCAACACCATCATCTCGATCACCGACCCGACCGGTGCGGTCATCGCCTGGTCCTCCTCGGGCCAGGTCGGGTTCAAGGGCTCGCGCAAGTCCACCCCGTACGCCGCGCAGATGGCCGCCGAGGCCGCCGCGCGTCGCGCCATGGAGCACGGCATGCGCAAGGTCGACGTCTTCGTCAAGGGTCCGGGCTCGGGCCGTGAGACGGCGATCCGTTCGCTGACCGCCGCCGGCCTGGAGGTCGGCGCGATCTCCGACGTGACGCCCCAGGCGCACAACGGTGTCCGTCCGCCCAAGAAGCGCCGCAACTAA
- the rpsH gene encoding 30S ribosomal protein S8, with product MTMTDPIADMLTRIRNANSAHKDQVSMPYSKLKANIAEILKTEGYIASWSSEDAEVGKTLRIDLKYGPNRERSIAGVRRVSKPGLRVYAKSTNLPRVLGGLGVAIISTSSGLLTDRQAAEKGVGGEVLAYVW from the coding sequence ATGACCATGACCGACCCGATCGCGGACATGCTGACCCGGATCCGGAACGCCAACTCGGCGCACAAGGACCAGGTCTCCATGCCGTACTCCAAGCTCAAGGCCAACATCGCCGAGATCCTCAAGACCGAGGGCTACATCGCCTCCTGGTCCTCCGAGGACGCCGAGGTTGGCAAGACGCTGCGGATCGACCTGAAGTACGGCCCCAACCGCGAGCGTTCCATCGCTGGCGTGCGCCGTGTCTCCAAGCCGGGCCTGCGCGTCTACGCGAAGTCCACCAACCTGCCCCGCGTGCTGGGCGGCCTGGGCGTGGCGATCATCTCCACGTCCTCCGGTCTGCTCACCGACCGTCAGGCAGCCGAGAAGGGTGTGGGTGGGGAAGTCCTCGCCTACGTCTGGTGA
- the rplN gene encoding 50S ribosomal protein L14: MIQQESRLRVADNTGAKEILCIRVLGGSGRRYAGIGDTIVATVKDAIPGGNVKKGDVVKAVIVRTRKERRRPDGSYIRFDENAAVILKNDGDPRGTRIFGPVGRELRDKKFMKIVSLAPEVI, encoded by the coding sequence GTGATCCAGCAGGAGTCGCGACTTCGCGTCGCCGACAACACCGGTGCCAAGGAGATCCTGTGCATCCGCGTGCTCGGTGGCTCCGGTCGCCGCTACGCGGGCATCGGTGACACCATCGTGGCCACCGTCAAGGACGCCATCCCCGGCGGCAACGTCAAGAAGGGTGACGTCGTCAAGGCGGTCATCGTGCGCACCCGCAAGGAGCGCCGCCGCCCGGACGGCAGCTACATCCGCTTCGACGAGAACGCCGCGGTCATCCTCAAGAACGACGGTGACCCCCGTGGCACCCGCATCTTCGGCCCGGTGGGCCGCGAGCTGCGTGACAAGAAGTTCATGAAGATCGTCTCGCTCGCGCCGGAGGTGATCTGA
- the rpmJ gene encoding 50S ribosomal protein L36: protein MKVQPSVKKICDKCKVIRRNGRVMVICENLRHKQRQG, encoded by the coding sequence ATGAAGGTTCAGCCGAGCGTGAAGAAGATCTGCGACAAGTGCAAGGTGATCCGCCGCAACGGGCGGGTCATGGTGATCTGCGAGAACCTGCGCCACAAGCAGCGCCAGGGCTGA
- the rplX gene encoding 50S ribosomal protein L24: protein MAKIKIKKNDLVQVIAGKDKGLQGRVIAVYTETDRVLVEGVNRITKHTRAGGDRGVNTGGIQVQEAPIHVSNVMIVDPETKKPTRTKTRVETEERDGRTTTVRTRVAVRSGKDL from the coding sequence ATGGCGAAGATCAAGATCAAGAAGAACGACCTCGTGCAGGTCATCGCGGGTAAGGACAAGGGCCTCCAGGGCCGCGTCATCGCCGTCTACACCGAGACCGACCGGGTCCTGGTCGAGGGCGTCAACCGCATCACCAAGCACACCCGCGCCGGCGGCGACCGCGGCGTCAACACCGGTGGCATCCAGGTGCAGGAGGCGCCGATCCACGTGTCCAACGTGATGATCGTCGACCCCGAGACCAAGAAGCCCACCCGGACGAAGACGCGCGTCGAGACCGAGGAGCGCGACGGTCGGACCACGACGGTGCGCACCCGTGTCGCGGTGCGCTCGGGTAAGGACCTGTGA
- the rpsE gene encoding 30S ribosomal protein S5, producing MAGDFQRRGSGTAGDARDNRRGGRDNRDRDNRRGARDEDRNQYLERVVTINRVAKVVKGGRRFSFTALVVVGDGDGTVGVGYGKAKEVPAAISKGVEEAKKNFFRVPRIAGTIPHPVQGEAAAGVVLLKPASAGTGVIAGGPVRAVLECAGVHDVLSKSLGSDNAINIVHATVAALKGLEQPEAVAARRGKSVEDVAPAAMLRARAAARAEKAGA from the coding sequence ATGGCTGGTGATTTCCAGCGCCGCGGCTCCGGCACCGCCGGGGACGCCCGCGACAACCGTCGGGGCGGCCGCGACAACCGTGACCGCGACAACCGTCGCGGTGCGCGGGACGAGGACCGCAACCAGTACCTGGAGCGCGTCGTCACCATCAACCGCGTGGCGAAGGTCGTCAAGGGCGGCCGCCGCTTCAGCTTCACCGCGCTCGTCGTGGTGGGCGACGGCGACGGCACCGTCGGTGTCGGCTACGGCAAGGCGAAGGAGGTGCCTGCCGCGATCTCCAAGGGGGTCGAGGAGGCCAAGAAGAACTTCTTCCGCGTGCCCCGCATCGCCGGCACCATCCCGCACCCCGTCCAGGGAGAGGCTGCCGCGGGCGTCGTCCTGCTCAAGCCGGCCAGCGCCGGTACCGGTGTCATCGCCGGTGGCCCGGTCCGCGCCGTGCTCGAGTGCGCCGGTGTCCACGACGTGCTGAGCAAGTCGCTCGGCTCCGACAACGCGATCAACATCGTGCACGCCACCGTGGCCGCGCTGAAGGGCCTCGAGCAGCCGGAGGCCGTCGCGGCCCGCCGCGGCAAGTCCGTCGAGGACGTCGCCCCGGCCGCCATGCTCCGTGCCCGCGCCGCGGCGCGTGCCGAGAAGGCAGGTGCGTGA
- the rpsQ gene encoding 30S ribosomal protein S17, whose protein sequence is MSENTENSTIETHEPSESALGHGGDRNYRKTRQGYVVSDKMDKTVVVVVEDRVKHALYGKVLRKSSKVKAHDEDNSAGVGDRVLIMETRPLSASKRWRVVEILEKAK, encoded by the coding sequence ATGAGCGAGAACACCGAGAACAGCACCATCGAGACCCACGAGCCCAGCGAGTCGGCCCTCGGCCACGGCGGTGACCGCAACTACCGCAAGACCCGCCAGGGCTACGTGGTCAGCGACAAGATGGACAAGACCGTCGTCGTCGTCGTGGAGGACCGCGTCAAGCACGCCCTCTACGGCAAGGTCCTGCGCAAGAGCAGCAAGGTCAAGGCGCACGACGAGGACAACTCCGCCGGCGTCGGTGACCGCGTCCTCATCATGGAGACCCGGCCGCTGAGCGCGAGCAAGCGCTGGCGCGTCGTCGAGATCCTCGAGAAGGCGAAGTAA
- the rplF gene encoding 50S ribosomal protein L6, whose protein sequence is MSRIGRLPITIPSGVDITIDGSTVTVKGPKGQLQHSVAEPISVEKTEDNTVQVARPDDERTSRSLHGLTRSLIANMVEGVTNGYTKKLEIHGTGYRVVAKGSDLEFALGYSHPITVKAPEGITFQVETPTRFSISGIDKQQVGEIAANIRKLRKPDPYKGKGVRYEGEHIRRKVGKAGK, encoded by the coding sequence ATGTCTCGAATCGGACGACTCCCCATCACCATCCCCTCCGGTGTCGACATCACGATCGACGGCTCGACCGTCACCGTGAAGGGCCCCAAGGGTCAGCTCCAGCACTCGGTCGCAGAGCCGATCTCGGTCGAGAAGACCGAGGACAACACCGTGCAGGTCGCGCGCCCGGACGACGAGCGCACCTCGCGCTCGCTCCACGGCCTGACCCGCAGCCTCATCGCCAACATGGTCGAGGGTGTGACCAACGGCTACACCAAGAAGCTGGAGATCCACGGCACGGGTTACCGCGTCGTCGCCAAGGGCTCGGACCTCGAGTTCGCCCTGGGCTACTCGCACCCGATCACCGTGAAGGCCCCCGAGGGCATCACCTTCCAGGTCGAGACCCCCACGCGGTTCTCGATCTCGGGCATCGACAAGCAGCAGGTCGGCGAGATCGCTGCCAACATCCGCAAGCTGCGCAAGCCCGACCCGTACAAGGGCAAGGGCGTGCGCTACGAGGGTGAGCACATCCGCCGCAAGGTCGGAAAGGCTGGTAAGTAA
- the rpmC gene encoding 50S ribosomal protein L29: MAVGSKNLTPEQLRGLEDGPLADALAEAKKELFNLRFQSATGQLENHGRLRAVRKDIARIYTEMRERELGIGREAATSEEKVG, encoded by the coding sequence ATGGCAGTCGGTTCCAAGAACCTGACCCCCGAGCAGCTGCGCGGGCTGGAGGACGGCCCGCTGGCCGACGCGCTGGCCGAGGCCAAGAAGGAGCTGTTCAACCTGCGGTTCCAGTCCGCGACCGGGCAGCTGGAGAACCACGGCCGCCTGCGTGCCGTCCGCAAGGACATCGCACGCATCTACACCGAGATGCGCGAGCGCGAGCTCGGCATCGGCCGCGAGGCCGCCACGAGCGAGGAGAAGGTGGGCTGA
- a CDS encoding type Z 30S ribosomal protein S14 translates to MAKTALINKANRKPKFKVRAYTRCQRCGRPHSVYRKFGLCRICLRELAHRGELPGVTKSSW, encoded by the coding sequence ATGGCGAAGACCGCGCTGATCAACAAGGCCAACCGCAAGCCGAAGTTCAAGGTGCGCGCCTACACCCGCTGCCAGCGGTGCGGCCGCCCGCACTCGGTCTACCGCAAGTTCGGCCTGTGCCGGATCTGCCTGCGCGAGCTGGCGCACCGGGGCGAGCTGCCCGGCGTGACCAAGTCCAGCTGGTGA